Within the Acidobacteriota bacterium genome, the region TTCGCGGGATCTGGTCAGCACCATCCTGGAGTCTTTCTGACCGACATGTCCTTTGCCCAGTTCCAGACACACCTGCGCCAGGGAGAGTTCAGTCCGGCCTATTTCATTTTCGGTCCCGACGCTTACCTGAGAGATGCGGCCAGAAAGGCTCTCATGGAGGCCTTGAGCAAGGCCTGGGAGGGCGAACCGCCAAGTTCGAGAATCGATCTGGACCAGACCCGGCTGGATGAGCTTCTGGTCTCGGCCTTGACTCCCTCCCTGTTTGCGCCCAGGCAGGTCCTGCATATCCGGGGAGTCATGAAGCTGCGAGACCGGCAGATCAAGGAACTGGCCGACTACCTGGCCCGTCCCAACCCGGCTACCGTGCTGGTGTTCCTGGCGGGAGAACTGAGCCGCGACGACCGCAGGAAGAAGATTTTCAAGACGTTGCAGGCCGGCAGCCGGGTGGTGGACCTGGCCGTCCTGAGTGAGGCTCAGGCCCGAAGCTGGATTGCCAAGGCTCTAGGGAAGCGGGGACACCCCATCCAGGAGGAGGCGGTAGAGTGCCTGGTCGAACTTCAGGGAACCGATTTGGGCCGGTTGCATCTGGAGGTGGAGAAGCTGGCGCTGCTTGCCGGGGAGGGGAAGACCGTCACCCTGGAAATGGTTCAGGAGTTGGCCGGATATTGCCGGGACCACACCGTTTTCGACTTCCTGGATGCCGTATTGGCTCAGGATCGCCGCCAAGCGCTTCGGCTGTGCTGCGAATTGTCGGCTCACCCGGCAGGAATGCTGTCCATGGTCACGCTGCTGGGGCGGCGGCTGCGCAACCTGCTTCAAATCCAGGAGATCTCGCCAGCCACCAAGCTGGGGGATATGGCTCGTCAGATCGGGGCCAATCCCTATTTCCTGAAGCGGTTGCTGGAGCCCGCCAAACGCTTTCGCCGCCAGACCCTGGTCACGGCCATCGATGGTTTGGCGTCCATCGATGACGGAATCAAACGGTCCAGTCCCGACAGCCGCCTCTGCCTGGAACGCCTGGTTGCGGACCTGAGCGCCGGCGCCGGCAGTACCGGCCCCCCGCTTGGAAACAGGCGCTGAATCCTGTCGGACCCTGGAAAGGTTCAGAAAACCCTGCGATGTTCCTTCAATCCTCAGGATCGGTCTGATCGGCTTTACGGAAGATTTCCTCGGCGGATTGGAGTCCCTCCCAGGCAGAGGGAAAGCCGGCATAGAAGGCCATCTGCAACATGGTCTCTCGAATCTCCGCCCGGGTGGCGCCGTTTCGAAGTGCCATCTCCACGTTGAGCTCCAGTCCCCGGGTCCTTCCCAGGGCGGTCAGGCCTGCAATGGTGATCAGGCTCCGGGTGCGCAGGTCGAGCTTGGATCGGGTCCAGACCTCGCCGGCCAGCACTCCCAATACGAATTGCTGGAAATCGGGCGAAATCTGCCCCCAAACGTCCCGGAGTTGGCGGGCTCTGTCTGCTCCGGCCATTTGAACGAATTGCTCGAAACCTCGCTGCACCCTGTCTTGACTCGATTCCATGATGAAAATCCTCCCGCGTCTGTTTGTGGAAGCCGTCGGTGTTTCCAGTTCCCAAGTGCCCGGTTTCTTTGATAAGAAACCATAGTTTGGCAAGGTCACCGCATACGGTTGAATGTTGCATGAAGCTTATCCGCTCGCGAGCCAAAACAACAGTCCGGCGCGATTGCAGCCTGGAATTGGGGTTGACGTTGCCGGAGGAGTAGCCCGTTTGCCTGGAGG harbors:
- the holA gene encoding DNA polymerase III subunit delta, with protein sequence MSFAQFQTHLRQGEFSPAYFIFGPDAYLRDAARKALMEALSKAWEGEPPSSRIDLDQTRLDELLVSALTPSLFAPRQVLHIRGVMKLRDRQIKELADYLARPNPATVLVFLAGELSRDDRRKKIFKTLQAGSRVVDLAVLSEAQARSWIAKALGKRGHPIQEEAVECLVELQGTDLGRLHLEVEKLALLAGEGKTVTLEMVQELAGYCRDHTVFDFLDAVLAQDRRQALRLCCELSAHPAGMLSMVTLLGRRLRNLLQIQEISPATKLGDMARQIGANPYFLKRLLEPAKRFRRQTLVTAIDGLASIDDGIKRSSPDSRLCLERLVADLSAGAGSTGPPLGNRR
- a CDS encoding carboxymuconolactone decarboxylase family protein, with protein sequence MESSQDRVQRGFEQFVQMAGADRARQLRDVWGQISPDFQQFVLGVLAGEVWTRSKLDLRTRSLITIAGLTALGRTRGLELNVEMALRNGATRAEIRETMLQMAFYAGFPSAWEGLQSAEEIFRKADQTDPED